The sequence below is a genomic window from Streptosporangium lutulentum.
ACAGAGCACAGTCTCAGCAGGCCCCTGCCCCGCTGCCCGGCAATATAGATTCCCAGTCCGCTGTCACCTCGATGGACCAGCGCCTCAGCAGCCTCCGCCACCGAATCGAAATCACCGCTAAACGTCCGCAGGTTGTATTCACTCCGGCAGCTCTTGGTCCCGGACGGGCCTGTTCCCAGGAGGAGCGCGACAGTCGCCTGCAGCTTACGCGAGCTGGTGCCGTCAGCGTGTGCGCCGAGCGTGAGATTGACGCGCGTATCCACGTTCGGATGTCTAGCGGCAGCCTCCAGATGTGCAGCAGTAAGATGGCAAAGCACATCCCTGCCGATCTGGTGGCGCTGCTCTGGCCCGAATGCACGGGCCAAGCGCGCGGCCTTTTTCGCCTGGTCCGGTGTCACCCCGAGGGCCTGGGCAGCCTGGGTGTACGTCTGCCCAGCGCTATGCCGCGCGAGAACGCTGTCCCCCCGTTCGAGGACATCCTGTGCCATCTTCCTTGCCACACCTACAGGTTCGCATAAGAAGCTCCTACCCGCCATAAGTCGCTGTATCTCATGTTTTCCCTGCTCAGCGGGTGGTTGCGGGCGGCTGCGCGGGCCGTGATACGGCTATCGGCTGTGCCGCACTCTGCCGCACCGCTTACTTGAGGCCATAAGCGCACCGCCTGAAGCTGGCTTATGCCGACTTGCCCTGCACTACAAGAGCGCAGATGTCCGCCGAGTCCACAGCGGAGTAGTTAAAGGCATAGCAGCCTGCAGCCTGTATGCCTCGCTTATGCATTGAGGGATCATGGCGTCGTGGCCGGGGCGAGCAGTCAAGTAAGACGAGTCGATGCCGGTGGCCCCGCACTACGTTCATGCCTGCCACGCCGGGCTGTCCACCCATGGATGGCGCTGCCCAGTCTCTGCTCATCGTGGCTATACCACCGGCTGCTCCACTGACGACCCACCCACTTGAGTTCCCCGCCCGTCCAGATTAGCGGGACGCTCAATCCGTCCGGTGCCGAGCGAGCCGACTGGCTGGCCGGCCCTGCATGTTACCCCGCATAACAATTGCATGCCTGGACCCTCGTACGGCGAATCCCGCTTCTGTTCCATGCCGGTTGCCCCTGATCGGCGCGAGCAGGCCCAGCACCGGGATCGCGGTCGGCTTCTGGTGGAAGCGCGCCCATCCCGCTATCGCCCGCCACCCGCGTGTACAGCGATCATCCACTCTGACCAGGGTGTACAACAGTTCACCTCACGAGACCTTCGCCCAGCGCGTCAAGGACTCCAGGCTCGTGCCCTCAATAGAGAGCGTTAGGATCTGCTACGACAGTGCCATGATTGAGGTGTTCTGACCCCAGATGCAGGTTGAACTTCTCGATTGCTAGCACTGACGCATCTGGGGTCAAGCTCGCCCACGCAGTCTTTGACTATCTAGAGATCTGGCGGCGATGCTGGTCGTAGACGGTCTTCCAGTTCCCGTAACACGGCGGCAGATTACGCCAGGTGATGGTGGTCCGGCCCCAGGAAACATCCCGTTGATGACTGTTCGCTGATCGGGCCAGAGGCACCAGCCGTTCCTGCTCCACATTAGACAGGTCATAGCGGTTCAGGTGGTCATCCACCACGCTGATCTACACTAAACCACCATCAAAGATTACAGGATACGCCCCCAGCAGTCACCGCCCTAGGTAATAATCTAGGCATGACAGACCCCTCCGACGAGTACTCGCGATTCGCACCCGATGGCAGCGAATGGTGGAAGCTCAAGACCACACCTGGCGGCAGACGTCCCTTCGGCGGAGAAAAGCGGATTGCCGCTTGGCTTTGGTTCAACGCAGAAGTTAGCGAAACATTCACCATGAGGCAGCTACGTCAGTCGCTAGGCGATGGCGATGGTGAAGCCGAAAACGCCGAACAGCTGAACCGTAGACTGCGGGCTTTGCGCCCCGATGATTGGGTTATTACCTCATACAAGGACGACCGAACTCTCCCACCTGACACATATCGCCTCGATAAGAAAGGTGTGAAGATATGGCTAGATAAAAGGACGGGGAAAGCCGCCGTTTCGCAACGGACACGTCGCCTTGTTATGGAACGTGACGGTTCTCGTTGTAAAATTTGCGGAGTAGGAGATGGTGAGCCGTACCCTGACGAACCTACGACGAAGGCAAAGCTGACGATAGGTCACAGAATACCTGAAGCCCGCGGAGGATCTCGGGAAGAAGGAAACCTTCGAACTGAATGCGCACGTTGCAATGAGCCTGTACGTCATGAGGCCATAGATCCCGAGACGTACGATGAGGTCTTTGCCGAGGTTCGTACGCTCAGAAGCAGCGATATTCGGTCTCTTCTAACATGGCTGCAATCCGGAGAGCGGACACGCTCTAAACTCGATAAAGCACACGATCGCGCCAGAAAACTCTCCTCGCACGAGATCGACCGACTGATCATCGAACTGCATCGAATGCTCGGAAACTAAGTGGTAAGGCCTGGAGTGAAGTTCTAGCTCCAGGCCTTACCACTTCTTAATCCATCGCATAAGGCTTGAGCTGGGATTCATCCGCAGATGCCACGTGGTCCGGTAATGATTGTTGATCAGCCCATTGGGCGGCTTCTGACGGGACGATACTCTGAGCGTCGTGGTCGAGTAGTTGCTGCCAACCTGCTTAAGGGCCGTTCTCGCCGCCTGCCTCTGGCGTACCCACAAACGCGGCGTCTCACCACCACCATGCTCGCCCTGGCCTTTTTCGCCGTTGTGCGCTCCGCCCCGCTGGCTGAGGGCATCGATGATCGGAGAAAGAACGCCTACTTTAAAAGACACCGCCCTGAGTCTCGCACGTTTGATCCGTCCCACACGTGCCGAAATACGCTGCGGCCTGGCCCAGCTGCTCATTCCCGTGGCCAACGCGAGCAGTCAGGTCCCGGCCTAGTCTCACCCCCGGCAGTTCGACCAGACCCGCACCCTGATCAGCTGCTACGGGAGGCGCGGGGATCTACTCCTAGAAGATCCATAAATATGGTACACATCAGCTTATTTTGGCACGATAATGCTCAAACTGGTCATGGCGAATGTGATCTTCCTGGCCGAGGAAGGCTTTGAACTGGCCCAGCTTGTAGGCCGCCGGAGCCTTGCCGTTGCTGATCTCGATATGGAAATCACGTCCGAGGAGGCTGATCCGGCGTTCTAGCTCGTGGGGTTCCAAGGGGAGTTTGATAGCCCGGGCGATCTGAGCGGCAGTCATGAAGTCGCCCTTGTCGCGGAGCACTCGATAGATCGGGTCGTGTGCTGTTTCCAGATCGCGCTCACGCCGCTCGGCCGTATGGTTGAGCGCGACAGCAATGGCAACGCCGAGGGCCTTGGCAACTGGCGGCGGGAAAGCATTGCCGATCTGACGGTAATTGGACGTCTTCTTGCCAGTGAAGATCCACCGGAACTCCTTGTCGTCCCATCCCTGGATCCGCGCAACCATCTCGCACGTAAGTTTGGGCCCCACGAGGAACTCGTCCTCGGGGTTGGGGGCGTGGTTGGCGACTCCGAGTGCGTCCACTCCCATTTCTGCCCAGGCACGCTTGGCCCGGGTAGGCCCGAGGTCCGCGCCGCCGTGCTTCTTGGATCCGCCGACGATGGTAGGTGCGATGTCATTAGCTTCCTCTGCCCACCTCTCCGCGCCCTTCCATCCATTGGCAGAGACAAGAGGCAACAAGGTTTCGCCGACGGTGGGGGCTTTTCCGATGGGTTCAGGCCAGTGGAAATGGGCGAAGTCCTCAGGCGCCATCGCAACAAGGACGAATCGGGGCCGTAATTGCGGAACTCCATAGTCCGAAGCATGCAGCAGCCGCCATTCGGCGGCATATCCGAATTCGCGGAGCCGATCAAGAACGTGCTGACGGTAGCCGGCAAAGCGAGGCATACTCAGACCGCGGACGTTTTCCAGTAGGAGGGCGCGTGGCTGGACGGTCTTGACCTGCTCGACAGCCCATGCAAAAAGATCACGTTCATCAGTGGCCCCTAGTTGCTTGCCCGCGATGGTGAACGGCGGGCACGGGACGCCGCCGGCAAGTAGGTCGATGGGGCGACGGTCTGGCCCTGGAGCATAGTCGGCTGGATCCCAGACGCTGAGATCTGCGACGTCGCCCTGGGCTACCTTCCAATCGGGCCGATTGTAGCGCAGCGTGTTGACTGCGTTCTGATCCAACTCGATGGCGAGTTCGTGTTCGAAGCCGGCCTTTTCGAGGCCG
It includes:
- a CDS encoding DNA cytosine methyltransferase, which gives rise to MTEPLRVIEICAGAGGQALGLEKAGFEHELAIELDQNAVNTLRYNRPDWKVAQGDVADLSVWDPADYAPGPDRRPIDLLAGGVPCPPFTIAGKQLGATDERDLFAWAVEQVKTVQPRALLLENVRGLSMPRFAGYRQHVLDRLREFGYAAEWRLLHASDYGVPQLRPRFVLVAMAPEDFAHFHWPEPIGKAPTVGETLLPLVSANGWKGAERWAEEANDIAPTIVGGSKKHGGADLGPTRAKRAWAEMGVDALGVANHAPNPEDEFLVGPKLTCEMVARIQGWDDKEFRWIFTGKKTSNYRQIGNAFPPPVAKALGVAIAVALNHTAERRERDLETAHDPIYRVLRDKGDFMTAAQIARAIKLPLEPHELERRISLLGRDFHIEISNGKAPAAYKLGQFKAFLGQEDHIRHDQFEHYRAKIS
- a CDS encoding HNH endonuclease, whose protein sequence is MTDPSDEYSRFAPDGSEWWKLKTTPGGRRPFGGEKRIAAWLWFNAEVSETFTMRQLRQSLGDGDGEAENAEQLNRRLRALRPDDWVITSYKDDRTLPPDTYRLDKKGVKIWLDKRTGKAAVSQRTRRLVMERDGSRCKICGVGDGEPYPDEPTTKAKLTIGHRIPEARGGSREEGNLRTECARCNEPVRHEAIDPETYDEVFAEVRTLRSSDIRSLLTWLQSGERTRSKLDKAHDRARKLSSHEIDRLIIELHRMLGN